Within Fodinicurvata sp. EGI_FJ10296, the genomic segment GCGCACGGGGATCAGCGGTGTGGCCATTATCGGGGAAGTAGAGTCCACGCCGAAAATCTTCACCCAACGCAGGTTCCATTTCTCGAAGCTGGCCGGCATCGACAGCTTCAGTGTGCACGCCCGCCACCTCGCGAAGCGCATCGGAAAGCAGTTCGGTGCTGGTCGCTTCCAAACCCCGCCACACGTAAAGCTGACCGGCGGTGCGTATGTGAGACTCCGCAGCGTTGCCCAGAAGCTCTCGATAGAGCTCGAAAACCGGCCTGTGCAATGTGCGCAGGTGCGAAGACAATGTCCGGACGCGGGCCCCGCGGCCAGATTCGATCCATCGCAGCAGCCACGGTAACGCGCGCGGGAAATACCGCGGTTTGATCGCGAGGGGGCCCAACGGATCGAAAAGCCATCGCGGGATCTTCGTCATCATCCCGGGCATCGCCATGGGAATGACCATATCCGGGCTGATCGACCCGGCGTTGCCGTAGGAGCACCCCTCGCCCGGTCCGGCCGGATCGATTACGGTAACGTCGTGCCCGTCCCGGCGCAGGAAAACAGCCGTAGCCATCCCGACGACACCGGCTCCAACGATAATGACAGGCGCTTTTGGCATGGCAGGCAGATCCCAGACTCGTGATACACAACCGAAGAGAGAGAAACCCATGTCCGTCTTGCAGGCGCCAGCTTGGCCGCTAGCGCTATTTTCAAAAACGCTACCCTCTATACTGTAGAATGCGCAAGATTTTTATTTTATGTTACGATATCAATATGGACCCATAACCAAATCGATATGGATTTTGACTGTCGTCCGAGCCAATCCAATGAGTGGAGGTCATTTTGAACTTACGGTATCTCGAGGTATACAAAGCCGTGCTTCGCACCGAAAGCGTCAGTGAAGCCGCTCGACTCCTGGATATATCGCAGCCGGCCTGCAGCAAGATGCTTGGGGAAGCAGAGCGGCAACTGGGCGTAAAGCTGTTCCACCGCCGCAGCGGCCGCCTGGTGCCGAAAGCGGAAATGCAGCCGCTTGCCGACGCGATAGAACAGGTGCTTTTCGATGTCGAGCGGGTACGGATCCTGGCCGAAGAGCTTCAGGACGCTACCGCCTCGTTCATCAGGATTGGCGCTATTCCTACCGCCACGATGACTCTCGTGCCCCGCGCCGTGGCTCATTTCCGAAAGCGGTTTCCAAAGACGCGCGTCGACATCTTCGCCTTGCCGACAAACCAGACAATTGAAGAGGTCGCCAGCGGTGTCCTGGATGTCGGCCTGATCTACCTTTCCAAAAGCCATCCGGCCATCGAAACGGTCGATCTGATGGAGACGGAGGTCGTGTGCGCAATGCTCCCGGACCACCCACTGGCCGACAAGGCACGTATTCAACCGCGCGACCTGGAACAATATCCGTTCATCTCGTTTCGGCTCGACGAGCCGATCAGCCTTGCGATCAATGATGGATTTCGGGCTGCCGGCGCACGGTGCAATCCGGCGGTGCTGGTCAGTCACTCCTTCGCCGCTTGCGGCCTTGCCGAACAGGGGGTTGGCATTGCGCTCGTTACACCGTTCCTGATCACCGGCGGCCTGTTTTCAAGCCTGATCACGCGCCCATTCGATCCGAGCATTCGACTGAAGCCGCGCATACTGAAGAAGCGATACCGACCGCCATCCGACGAACTGGATGCGATTACTCTGGCATTGCAGACGGTCGTGGAAGTTCAGATCCAAGGGTCAGTTCAAGGATGTGCTGACCTGAGTCCCTGAATCTCCTCCATTTTTTGGTAGAGTCCGTCACGATGAAGGAGGCGGACGTATGAGGCGATCACGGTTCACGGATGAGCAGATCATCAGCATGCT encodes:
- a CDS encoding LysR family transcriptional regulator codes for the protein MEVILNLRYLEVYKAVLRTESVSEAARLLDISQPACSKMLGEAERQLGVKLFHRRSGRLVPKAEMQPLADAIEQVLFDVERVRILAEELQDATASFIRIGAIPTATMTLVPRAVAHFRKRFPKTRVDIFALPTNQTIEEVASGVLDVGLIYLSKSHPAIETVDLMETEVVCAMLPDHPLADKARIQPRDLEQYPFISFRLDEPISLAINDGFRAAGARCNPAVLVSHSFAACGLAEQGVGIALVTPFLITGGLFSSLITRPFDPSIRLKPRILKKRYRPPSDELDAITLALQTVVEVQIQGSVQGCADLSP